Proteins encoded together in one Plasmodium brasilianum strain Bolivian I chromosome 4, whole genome shotgun sequence window:
- a CDS encoding hypothetical protein (Plasmodium exported protein): MINNLNSNNMSNANKNEGHSSGHVLVSNKDLGSSDVNVRGCYRTNEKNEKTPYFIKFSMFTVLILVLHIFNNCTYNKTLDVKGRNVENEILNIKGSRCLAQFMKKISQIKGSLMGGNSSGREEDEEEDDDDDNDDDETDEEEINNEEKGKKKENCSHNEEETSEKNIEKYRKMAEETYRKKLEERYKKMTEEEPRHIPQPLPYPNNCPDIPPQLTEEQFIQLLKMLPPEHLLQLQQQMQPQQRLQAQGPINRMQEMPSTSNGEGGGFPFGSPEEMLQFMKFINERQNMNQRCGQVEVYDEGEGQKKSIIKNMFKDITKMSPMIWPAVPPLLMMFIGTQKTYLILYTLSLIQDAFNFVQKIRN, encoded by the exons AtgattaataatttaaattctaATAATATGTCAAACGCcaataaaaatgaaggaCACTCAAGTGGACATGTTCTTGTAAGTAATAAAGACTTGGGATCATCCGATGTGAATGTTAGAGGTTGTTATAggacaaatgaaaaaaatgaaaagaccccatattttattaaattctcTATGTTTACCGTTTTAATTTTGGTACTGCACATTTTTAACAAT tgtacatataataaaactttAGATGTTAAAGGAAGAAATgtagaaaatgaaattttaaacataaaagGTAGCAGATGTTTGGCacaatttatgaaaaaaatatcacaGATAAAAGGTTCTTTAATGGGAGGAAACTCTTCCGGAAGagaagaagatgaagaagaagatgatgatgatgataatgatgatgatgaaactgatgaagaagaaataaataatgaagaaaaaggaaaaaagaaggaaaattgTTCACACAATGAAGAAGAAActtcagaaaaaaatatagagaaaTATAGGAAAATGGCAGAAGAaacatatagaaaaaaattagaagaaagatataaaaaaatgactGAAGAAGAACCAAGACATATACCACAACCATTACCATATCCTAATAATTGTCCTGATATTCCTCCCCAACTAACTGAAGAACAATTTATACAATTATTAAAGATGTTACCACCCGAACATTTACTACAGCTTCAACAACAAATGCAACCACAACAACGACTACAAGCACAAGGACCTATAAATAGGATGCAAGAAATGCCTTCAACTTCAAATGGAGAAGGAGGTGGTTTTCCTTTTGGAAGCCCTGAAGAAATGTTACAATTcatgaaatttataaatgaaagaCAAAACATGAATCAAAGGTGTGGTCAAGTTGAAGTGTATGATGAAGGGGAAGGACAAAAGAAatcaattataaaaaatatgtttaaagATATAACTAAGATGAGTCCAATGATTTGGCCTGCCGTACCTCCCCTTTTAATGATGTTCATTGGAACacaaaaaacatatttgATACTATATACGTTATCCTTGATACAAGATGCATTTAATTTTGTacagaaaataagaaattga